From the Tribolium castaneum strain GA2 chromosome 2, icTriCast1.1, whole genome shotgun sequence genome, one window contains:
- the LOC663734 gene encoding uncharacterized protein LOC663734 isoform X3, with amino-acid sequence MTVTLSPLEHNSVCKMRVKAPATHVVYVQFVEPTPEVKRALKLNATTNHPPCVMSFFLPENPRVPVWKGDPCSENALTEVDLLTPDFKIIWNPPANPAFTKGRKFVLTAVGQGAVCKEEGQHTCMRIGWDPMMCVADNLLCNGFPNCPKSSTTSDEDEKLCKKSFFAPTSLEQLAVELFKKWKPPELSNKWLHEKLDTASPTPPQRKPFISWREWQDVRKHESTTAAPEQTTPKKPPKATDSISQVLSKYGPWGYLMLGMLICGTVLMFCGLWECCFKKPKTEIEPPVTQTQPTTVLIINQEEASPSPPNYDELDQPPSYTTLFPNFKVIQNPDDSGHSTNNCQVQEDSTNSCNVQDNTNCNDESNMQSVDET; translated from the exons ATGACAGTCACGTTGTCGCCCCTCGAACACAACAGCGTATGCAAAATGCGCGTCAAGGCCCCCGCGACCCACGTGGTCTACGTCCAGTTCGTGGAGCCCACCCCCGAGGTGAAACGCGCCCTCAAACTCAACGCCACCACCAACCACCCCCCGTGCGTGATGAGCTTC TTTCTGCCCGAAAACCCGCGCGTGCCAGTCTGGAAGGGCGATCCGTGCTCGGAAAACGCCCTCACAGAAGTGGATCTGCTCACCCCCGACTTCAAAATCATCTGGAACCCTCCCGCAAACCCCGCCTTCACCAAGGGAAGGAAGTTCGTCCTGACGGCGGTCGGCCAAGGCGCCGTGTGCAAGGAGGAGGGCCAGCACACCTGCATGCGGATAGGCTGGGACCCCATGATGTGCGTCGCGGACAACCTCCTCTGCAACGGCTTCCCCAACTGCCCCAAGAGCTCCACAACGAGCGACGAGGACGAGAAACTCTGCAAGAAGAGTTTCTTCGCCCCGACGTCGCTCGAGCAACTGGCCGTGGAGTTGTTCAAAAAGTGGAAGCCGCCAGAGTTGAGCAACAAATGGCTGCATGAGAAGCTAGACACCGCCTCGCCGACCCCGCCCCAGCGCAAGCCCTTCATCAGCTGGAGGGAGTGGCAAGACGTGCGGAAACACGAAA GCACGACCGCGGCCCCGGAACAGACCACGCCCAAGAAGCCGCCCAAAGCCACAGACTCCATCTCGCAGGTCTTGTCCAAGTACGGACCGTGGGGGTATTTGATGCTGGGGATGCTGATTTGTGGGACGGTTTTGATGTTTTGTGGTTTGTGGGAGTGTTGTTTCAAGAAACCAAAGACTGAGATTGAACCGCCGGTGACTCAGACTCAGCCCACTACAGTGCTGATCATCAACCAGGAGGAGGCGAGTCCGAGTCCGCCCAACTACGACGAGCTGGACCAGCCGCCTTCCTACACCACTCTCTTTCCgaattttaaagtgattcaGAACCCGGACGATAGTGGGCATAGCACGAACAATTGCCAAGTGCAGGAGGACAGTACGAACTCTTGTAACGTGCAAGACAATACGAACTGTAACGATGAAAGTAATATGCAAAGTGTTGACGAAACCTAA
- the LOC663734 gene encoding uncharacterized protein LOC663734 isoform X1, producing MVLMTRKTKFFRKFQGKSAFNNGGKKCEIRVTFVKVISASTELCGSDAEIELTKSGETSTMTVTLSPLEHNSVCKMRVKAPATHVVYVQFVEPTPEVKRALKLNATTNHPPCVMSFFLPENPRVPVWKGDPCSENALTEVDLLTPDFKIIWNPPANPAFTKGRKFVLTAVGQGAVCKEEGQHTCMRIGWDPMMCVADNLLCNGFPNCPKSSTTSDEDEKLCKKSFFAPTSLEQLAVELFKKWKPPELSNKWLHEKLDTASPTPPQRKPFISWREWQDVRKHESTTAAPEQTTPKKPPKATDSISQVLSKYGPWGYLMLGMLICGTVLMFCGLWECCFKKPKTEIEPPVTQTQPTTVLIINQEEASPSPPNYDELDQPPSYTTLFPNFKVIQNPDDSGHSTNNCQVQEDSTNSCNVQDNTNCNDESNMQSVDET from the exons ATGGTTCTGATGACTCGAAAAACTAAATTCTTTCGTAAATTTCAAGGAAAGAGCGCATTCAATAACGGAGGCAAAAAGTGCGAAATAAGGGTCACATTCGTGAAAG TAATCAGCGCCAGTACAGAGCTATGCGGCTCTGATGCAGAAATAGAATTGACCAAATCAGGGGAGACATCAACAATGACAGTCACGTTGTCGCCCCTCGAACACAACAGCGTATGCAAAATGCGCGTCAAGGCCCCCGCGACCCACGTGGTCTACGTCCAGTTCGTGGAGCCCACCCCCGAGGTGAAACGCGCCCTCAAACTCAACGCCACCACCAACCACCCCCCGTGCGTGATGAGCTTC TTTCTGCCCGAAAACCCGCGCGTGCCAGTCTGGAAGGGCGATCCGTGCTCGGAAAACGCCCTCACAGAAGTGGATCTGCTCACCCCCGACTTCAAAATCATCTGGAACCCTCCCGCAAACCCCGCCTTCACCAAGGGAAGGAAGTTCGTCCTGACGGCGGTCGGCCAAGGCGCCGTGTGCAAGGAGGAGGGCCAGCACACCTGCATGCGGATAGGCTGGGACCCCATGATGTGCGTCGCGGACAACCTCCTCTGCAACGGCTTCCCCAACTGCCCCAAGAGCTCCACAACGAGCGACGAGGACGAGAAACTCTGCAAGAAGAGTTTCTTCGCCCCGACGTCGCTCGAGCAACTGGCCGTGGAGTTGTTCAAAAAGTGGAAGCCGCCAGAGTTGAGCAACAAATGGCTGCATGAGAAGCTAGACACCGCCTCGCCGACCCCGCCCCAGCGCAAGCCCTTCATCAGCTGGAGGGAGTGGCAAGACGTGCGGAAACACGAAA GCACGACCGCGGCCCCGGAACAGACCACGCCCAAGAAGCCGCCCAAAGCCACAGACTCCATCTCGCAGGTCTTGTCCAAGTACGGACCGTGGGGGTATTTGATGCTGGGGATGCTGATTTGTGGGACGGTTTTGATGTTTTGTGGTTTGTGGGAGTGTTGTTTCAAGAAACCAAAGACTGAGATTGAACCGCCGGTGACTCAGACTCAGCCCACTACAGTGCTGATCATCAACCAGGAGGAGGCGAGTCCGAGTCCGCCCAACTACGACGAGCTGGACCAGCCGCCTTCCTACACCACTCTCTTTCCgaattttaaagtgattcaGAACCCGGACGATAGTGGGCATAGCACGAACAATTGCCAAGTGCAGGAGGACAGTACGAACTCTTGTAACGTGCAAGACAATACGAACTGTAACGATGAAAGTAATATGCAAAGTGTTGACGAAACCTAA
- the LOC663734 gene encoding uncharacterized protein LOC663734 isoform X2: MCRVAIFACVLLLVSSEDVLIRTTDSSLISASTELCGSDAEIELTKSGETSTMTVTLSPLEHNSVCKMRVKAPATHVVYVQFVEPTPEVKRALKLNATTNHPPCVMSFFLPENPRVPVWKGDPCSENALTEVDLLTPDFKIIWNPPANPAFTKGRKFVLTAVGQGAVCKEEGQHTCMRIGWDPMMCVADNLLCNGFPNCPKSSTTSDEDEKLCKKSFFAPTSLEQLAVELFKKWKPPELSNKWLHEKLDTASPTPPQRKPFISWREWQDVRKHESTTAAPEQTTPKKPPKATDSISQVLSKYGPWGYLMLGMLICGTVLMFCGLWECCFKKPKTEIEPPVTQTQPTTVLIINQEEASPSPPNYDELDQPPSYTTLFPNFKVIQNPDDSGHSTNNCQVQEDSTNSCNVQDNTNCNDESNMQSVDET, encoded by the exons ATGTGCAGAGTGGCTATTTTTGCCTGCGTGCTTTTACTAGTCAGTTCAGAAGACGTCCTCATACGGACCACCGATTCTTCGT TAATCAGCGCCAGTACAGAGCTATGCGGCTCTGATGCAGAAATAGAATTGACCAAATCAGGGGAGACATCAACAATGACAGTCACGTTGTCGCCCCTCGAACACAACAGCGTATGCAAAATGCGCGTCAAGGCCCCCGCGACCCACGTGGTCTACGTCCAGTTCGTGGAGCCCACCCCCGAGGTGAAACGCGCCCTCAAACTCAACGCCACCACCAACCACCCCCCGTGCGTGATGAGCTTC TTTCTGCCCGAAAACCCGCGCGTGCCAGTCTGGAAGGGCGATCCGTGCTCGGAAAACGCCCTCACAGAAGTGGATCTGCTCACCCCCGACTTCAAAATCATCTGGAACCCTCCCGCAAACCCCGCCTTCACCAAGGGAAGGAAGTTCGTCCTGACGGCGGTCGGCCAAGGCGCCGTGTGCAAGGAGGAGGGCCAGCACACCTGCATGCGGATAGGCTGGGACCCCATGATGTGCGTCGCGGACAACCTCCTCTGCAACGGCTTCCCCAACTGCCCCAAGAGCTCCACAACGAGCGACGAGGACGAGAAACTCTGCAAGAAGAGTTTCTTCGCCCCGACGTCGCTCGAGCAACTGGCCGTGGAGTTGTTCAAAAAGTGGAAGCCGCCAGAGTTGAGCAACAAATGGCTGCATGAGAAGCTAGACACCGCCTCGCCGACCCCGCCCCAGCGCAAGCCCTTCATCAGCTGGAGGGAGTGGCAAGACGTGCGGAAACACGAAA GCACGACCGCGGCCCCGGAACAGACCACGCCCAAGAAGCCGCCCAAAGCCACAGACTCCATCTCGCAGGTCTTGTCCAAGTACGGACCGTGGGGGTATTTGATGCTGGGGATGCTGATTTGTGGGACGGTTTTGATGTTTTGTGGTTTGTGGGAGTGTTGTTTCAAGAAACCAAAGACTGAGATTGAACCGCCGGTGACTCAGACTCAGCCCACTACAGTGCTGATCATCAACCAGGAGGAGGCGAGTCCGAGTCCGCCCAACTACGACGAGCTGGACCAGCCGCCTTCCTACACCACTCTCTTTCCgaattttaaagtgattcaGAACCCGGACGATAGTGGGCATAGCACGAACAATTGCCAAGTGCAGGAGGACAGTACGAACTCTTGTAACGTGCAAGACAATACGAACTGTAACGATGAAAGTAATATGCAAAGTGTTGACGAAACCTAA
- the LOC103314282 gene encoding uncharacterized protein LOC103314282 isoform X1 — protein sequence MYSGGRASSEMGLPGCKWFVISVCCMTGIYGYSIRPIEDENGQPINLDRDFLFTYDTRQFLDSFEDREKEMVDGSKFEATKPPGADDAENRMFLFFVNNDKYTGGDSTSTPLDSWSVVWYIASFGGLIVFFLIVSCSEWCCRRALRNSQSCGRSAPAAAAPSVPDTPPPSYDQFAPPSYESICLGRNGRGGEKSEYDIYVVPVHAFGTIMESRQEDAPPSYFSASGRSFVPAVTESNQVSRVT from the exons ATGTATAGTGGCGGACGAGCGTCCAGCGAAATGGGTCTTCCCGGCTGCAAATGGTTCGTTATAAGTGTGTGCTGTATGACGGGGATTTATGGCTACAGCATACGGCCGATAG AAGACGAGAATGGACAACCCATCAATCTAGACAGGGATTTTTTGTTCACCTATGACACCAGACAATTCCTAGACAGTTTCGAAGACAGAGAAAAGGAAATGGTCGACGGTTCCAAATTCGAAGCCACCAAACCTCCAG GTGCTGATGACGCTGAAAATcgaatgtttttgtttttcgtaAACAACGATAAATACACTGGAG GCGACAGCACGTCCACGCCTCTGGACTCGTGGTCGGTGGTGTGGTACATCGCCTCCTTCGGGGGCCTGATCGTGTTCTTCCTCATCGTGTCGTGTTCGGAGTGGTGTTGCCGGCGGGCGCTCCGCAACAGCCAGAGCTGCGGCAGGAGCGCgcccgccgccgccgcccccAGCGTGCCCGACACGCCGCCCCCGTCCTACGACCAGTTCGCTCCGCCCTCGTACGAGAGTATCTGTCTGGGGCGGAACGGCAGGGGCGGCGAGAAGAGCGAGTACGACATCTACGTGGTTCCTGTCCACGCTTTTGGTACTATCATGGAAAGCAGACAGGAAGATGCGCCCCCGTCTTACTTCAGCGCCTCCGGTCGCAGCTTTGTTCCAGCTGTGACGGAAAGTAATCAAGTGTCGCGAGTGACGTGA
- the LOC103314282 gene encoding uncharacterized protein LOC103314282 isoform X2, whose amino-acid sequence MYSGGRASSEMGLPGCKWFVISVCCMTGIYGYSIRPIDENGQPINLDRDFLFTYDTRQFLDSFEDREKEMVDGSKFEATKPPGADDAENRMFLFFVNNDKYTGGDSTSTPLDSWSVVWYIASFGGLIVFFLIVSCSEWCCRRALRNSQSCGRSAPAAAAPSVPDTPPPSYDQFAPPSYESICLGRNGRGGEKSEYDIYVVPVHAFGTIMESRQEDAPPSYFSASGRSFVPAVTESNQVSRVT is encoded by the exons ATGTATAGTGGCGGACGAGCGTCCAGCGAAATGGGTCTTCCCGGCTGCAAATGGTTCGTTATAAGTGTGTGCTGTATGACGGGGATTTATGGCTACAGCATACGGCCGATAG ACGAGAATGGACAACCCATCAATCTAGACAGGGATTTTTTGTTCACCTATGACACCAGACAATTCCTAGACAGTTTCGAAGACAGAGAAAAGGAAATGGTCGACGGTTCCAAATTCGAAGCCACCAAACCTCCAG GTGCTGATGACGCTGAAAATcgaatgtttttgtttttcgtaAACAACGATAAATACACTGGAG GCGACAGCACGTCCACGCCTCTGGACTCGTGGTCGGTGGTGTGGTACATCGCCTCCTTCGGGGGCCTGATCGTGTTCTTCCTCATCGTGTCGTGTTCGGAGTGGTGTTGCCGGCGGGCGCTCCGCAACAGCCAGAGCTGCGGCAGGAGCGCgcccgccgccgccgcccccAGCGTGCCCGACACGCCGCCCCCGTCCTACGACCAGTTCGCTCCGCCCTCGTACGAGAGTATCTGTCTGGGGCGGAACGGCAGGGGCGGCGAGAAGAGCGAGTACGACATCTACGTGGTTCCTGTCCACGCTTTTGGTACTATCATGGAAAGCAGACAGGAAGATGCGCCCCCGTCTTACTTCAGCGCCTCCGGTCGCAGCTTTGTTCCAGCTGTGACGGAAAGTAATCAAGTGTCGCGAGTGACGTGA
- the LOC103314282 gene encoding uncharacterized protein LOC103314282 isoform X3: MYSGGRASSEMGLPGCKWFVISVCCMTGIYGYSIRPIEDENGQPINLDRDFLFTYDTRQFLDSFEDREKEMVDGSKFEATKPPGDSTSTPLDSWSVVWYIASFGGLIVFFLIVSCSEWCCRRALRNSQSCGRSAPAAAAPSVPDTPPPSYDQFAPPSYESICLGRNGRGGEKSEYDIYVVPVHAFGTIMESRQEDAPPSYFSASGRSFVPAVTESNQVSRVT, translated from the exons ATGTATAGTGGCGGACGAGCGTCCAGCGAAATGGGTCTTCCCGGCTGCAAATGGTTCGTTATAAGTGTGTGCTGTATGACGGGGATTTATGGCTACAGCATACGGCCGATAG AAGACGAGAATGGACAACCCATCAATCTAGACAGGGATTTTTTGTTCACCTATGACACCAGACAATTCCTAGACAGTTTCGAAGACAGAGAAAAGGAAATGGTCGACGGTTCCAAATTCGAAGCCACCAAACCTCCAG GCGACAGCACGTCCACGCCTCTGGACTCGTGGTCGGTGGTGTGGTACATCGCCTCCTTCGGGGGCCTGATCGTGTTCTTCCTCATCGTGTCGTGTTCGGAGTGGTGTTGCCGGCGGGCGCTCCGCAACAGCCAGAGCTGCGGCAGGAGCGCgcccgccgccgccgcccccAGCGTGCCCGACACGCCGCCCCCGTCCTACGACCAGTTCGCTCCGCCCTCGTACGAGAGTATCTGTCTGGGGCGGAACGGCAGGGGCGGCGAGAAGAGCGAGTACGACATCTACGTGGTTCCTGTCCACGCTTTTGGTACTATCATGGAAAGCAGACAGGAAGATGCGCCCCCGTCTTACTTCAGCGCCTCCGGTCGCAGCTTTGTTCCAGCTGTGACGGAAAGTAATCAAGTGTCGCGAGTGACGTGA
- the LOC103314282 gene encoding uncharacterized protein LOC103314282 isoform X4 produces MVDGSKFEATKPPGADDAENRMFLFFVNNDKYTGGDSTSTPLDSWSVVWYIASFGGLIVFFLIVSCSEWCCRRALRNSQSCGRSAPAAAAPSVPDTPPPSYDQFAPPSYESICLGRNGRGGEKSEYDIYVVPVHAFGTIMESRQEDAPPSYFSASGRSFVPAVTESNQVSRVT; encoded by the exons ATGGTCGACGGTTCCAAATTCGAAGCCACCAAACCTCCAG GTGCTGATGACGCTGAAAATcgaatgtttttgtttttcgtaAACAACGATAAATACACTGGAG GCGACAGCACGTCCACGCCTCTGGACTCGTGGTCGGTGGTGTGGTACATCGCCTCCTTCGGGGGCCTGATCGTGTTCTTCCTCATCGTGTCGTGTTCGGAGTGGTGTTGCCGGCGGGCGCTCCGCAACAGCCAGAGCTGCGGCAGGAGCGCgcccgccgccgccgcccccAGCGTGCCCGACACGCCGCCCCCGTCCTACGACCAGTTCGCTCCGCCCTCGTACGAGAGTATCTGTCTGGGGCGGAACGGCAGGGGCGGCGAGAAGAGCGAGTACGACATCTACGTGGTTCCTGTCCACGCTTTTGGTACTATCATGGAAAGCAGACAGGAAGATGCGCCCCCGTCTTACTTCAGCGCCTCCGGTCGCAGCTTTGTTCCAGCTGTGACGGAAAGTAATCAAGTGTCGCGAGTGACGTGA